In Pseudomonas sp. LRP2-20, the genomic window ACCTGACCTTGCAGGGTATTGCTGATGCCAATCGGCAGTTCGCCGAGCCAGGGCAGTTGCAGCGCCTGGCGCGCTACCACGGCGACAAGGCCGAATGGGTGCTGCGCGCCTGGGTGGACACCTGGCTTGACGAAGCCTTCGCCGACTGGAACCTGGATGGGCTGCTGGCGAAGGTGCATTGCCCGCTGCTCAGCCTGCATGGCGACCAGGATGAATTCGGTTCGCCAGCGCATCCCCGGCGTTTCACCACGTTGGCCGCCGGGCCGAGCGTGATGCGCCTGCTGCCGGGCTGCGGGCATGTCCCGCACCGGGAGCAAGCCGAAGTGGTGCTGGCCGAGGTGCAGCGGTTTCTGGGGTGACGGAATATGGGGATGCTGGCAAGTGGATATTGCGGCAAAGCCGATTATGCTTCAGTTACCTTGCTGCGATTCGAGGCGGCCAGCCTCGTCGTGCTTCGCGCAACCAATGCTAGCCCTAGGGCCTGGGTGCGACGGTGAAATGGGTGTGAGGTACTCCGGCCTTCGACAACGACAAGACGGAGGCACCCCATGGCGGTACTCGATAGCGCTTCCACGGGCAGTAGCGCGCCCCAACGGGGCATTACCAAAGAGGAGCGCAAGGTCATCTTCGCTTCCTCGCTGGGCACCGTGTTCGAATGGTACGACTTCTACCTGTACGGCTCGCTGGCGGCGATCATCGCCAAGCACTTCTTTGCCGGCGTCAATGAAACCACCTCGTTCATCTTCGCCTTGCTGGCCTTTGCCGCCGGCTTTGCCGTGCGGCCGTTCGGCGCCATCGTGTTCGGCCGCCTGGGCGACATGATCGGGCGCAAGTACACCTTCCTCATCACCATCGTCATCATGGGCCTGTCCACCGCCGTGGTGGGGCTTTTGCCCAGCTATGCAGCGATTGGCGTGGCGGCACCGATCATCCTGATCACCCTGCGCCTGCTCCAGGGCCTGGCGCTGGGCGGCGAGTACGGCGGTGCCGCCACCTATGTGGCCGAGCACGCGCCCAAGGGCCGGCGTGGCTTCTTCACCGCGTGGATCCAGACCACCGCCACGCTCGGCCTGTTCCTCTCGCTGCTGGTGATCCTGGCCTGCCGCACCGCCATGGGCACCGAGGTGTTCGAAGCCTGGGGCTGGCGGGTGCCGTTCCTGTTGTCGATTCTGCTGCTGGCGATCTCGGTGTACATCCGCATGCAGCTCAACGAGTCGCCGGTGTTCATGAAGATGAAGGCCGAGGGCAAGGCGTCCAAGGCGCCGCTGACCGAGTCGTTCGCCCGTTGGGACAACCTCAAGGTGGTGATCATGTCGCTGCTCGGTGGCACCGCCGGGCAGGCGGTGGTGTGGTACACCGGGCAGTTCTATGCGCTGTTCTTCCTGCTGCAGATGCTCAAGATCGACCCACAGACCGCCAACCTGCTGATCGCCGGGTCCTTGCTGATCGGCACGCCGTTCTTCATTTTCTTCGGCAGCCTGTCGGACCGCATCGGCCGCAAGAAGATCATCATGGCCGGCTGTATCATCGCCGCGCTGACCTACTTCCCGATCTTCAAGGCACTGACCGAGTACGGCAACCCGGACGTGTTCGTCGCTCAGGAACAGAACCCGGTGGTGGTAGTGGCCGACCCTGGCCAGTGCGCCTTCCAGTTCGACCCGGTGGGCAAGGCCAAATTCACCAGCTCCTGTGACATCGCCAAGAGCCTGCTGGCCAAACGGGCGATTCCCTACACCAACCAGGCGGCCGAGCCTGGCAGCGTGGCGCAGGTTCGCATCGGTGAGCGGGTGATCCCGAGCATCGACGGCAGCAGCCTGGCGGCCGCCGACCTGAAGACCCAGAGTGACGCCTTCACCGCGACCATGGTTGGCGCCCTGAAAGAAGCGGGTTACCCGGAAAAGGCCGACCCGGCGAAGATTCACTATCCGATGGTGCTGTTGTTGCTGACCCTGCTGGTGATCTACGTGACCATGGTCTACGGGCCGATCGCCGCCTGGCTGGTGGAACTGTTCCCGGCACGCATCCGCTACACCTCGATGTCGCTGCCGTACCACATCGGCAACGGCTGGTTCGGCGGTTTCCTGCCGACAGTGGCGTTCGCCATGGTGGCGGCAACCGGGGATATCTACTACGGGCTGTGGTACCCGATCGTGATTGCGGTGATGACGGCGGTGCTGGGGATCTTCTTCCTGCCGGAGACCAAGGACCGGGATATCACTTAGGCAGGTCCGGCCCCATCGCGGCTAAAGCCGCTCCCACAGGTGCCGCGCAGGCCTTGTGGGAGCGGCTTCAGCCGCGAAGAGGCCGGCACAGGTACACATCAATCGAAGTAGCCCCGCAGGCTAAAGGCATACCCGGTATCCACGCCCTTGGCTTCACCCCGGCTCCAGCGCTTTTTCAGTACGAACTCGAACGCCGGCTCGTACAACCCATCCCTGATCAGCGCTCCCGCCAGCACCTCGACGTCATACCAGCCATTGTCCAGCTCGATGATCGGCCGCCCCGGCACCTGATAGCGCGCGATCAGGTCACCCAGCGTCTTGGGGGTGAAGTGCTGCAGGATGCGCCAGGTGTAGAGCATCACCGCGCGGTTCTCGACTTGCAGCACATAACCGTTGCGCCGGTGCTTGAGGCGGCTGCCGGGTTCGAGCAGGGCGGGCGTGGAGCCATCGAGGGTGAACAGGATGTGGTAGGGCAGGTTGTCGACCCCCGCCAGCGGTATCACCACACCTTCGGCCACGGCCCTGTCGCCGCTGTCGTTGCGGGTGAACTCGCGGGCCAGGTCGTCGGACAGGTTGTTGTCATGTTTGAAGCGGTCGAGCAGCTGGATATCGCCCAGCAGGAAGTAGTCGACCAAGTCATTGAGCACTTCGCTGAATTCGTGGCGCATCTGTTTTCCTTATTGTGGCGCACGGGATACAGCTGCAATGTAGCCAATGGCAGCATCGGCTGCCATGGCCGCGGCTCAGTGTTTCTGGGCGATCTGGATCAGGTTGCCGCAGGTGTCGTCGAACACCGCGACCGTGACTGGGCCCAGGTCGGTGGGCGCCTTGGTGAACTTCACGCCGGCCTTGCACAGCCGCGTGTACTCGGCCTGGATATCCCGCACGCCGAAGGAAGTGGCGGGAATGCCGTCCTGCTTCAGCGCTTGCTTGTAGACCTTGGCCGCCGGGTGCGCATCGGGCTCCAGCAGCAGCTCGACACCATTGGGGTCGTTGGGTGAGGTCAGCGTCAGCCAGCGATGCTGGCCCATGGGGACGTCGTGCTTGGGCTCGAAGCCCAGTACGTAATGGTAGAAAGCCAAGGCCTTGGCCTGGTCGTCGACGAGGATGCTGGTGACAACGATCTTCATAGGCGCACACCGTTCCTGCGGGTCGTTACCTGACAGTAAAGACGCTCTGGCCCATTTCTCCAGCGAAGGGCAAGAAGCACTTCGCTAGGCCTCACACTTGTAAGAGCAGTCGCTTAAGGATGTACGGTTGTTCGCTATCTGCGCCAGGCCGCTTTGTTTCGTTGCTTATCCCGCTATCTTGCGGCTTCTTTTCAACCGCACGAGGTCCAGCCATGAAACTCCGATCCATGCTCGCTGCCGTCGCCACAGGTATTTGCGCGATCACCCACGCTGCCACAGCTACCCCGATCACGGTCGCCGTCGGGGCGCCGACCATTGTGCATCATTTGAAGTACCAGGTGATGTACAGCGAAAAGCCATTCGAGCTTGCGACCATCTACTACTACGACAATGGCATCTACAAGATCGTGTCGCCGGGCGAAGATCACTATGGCGTGTATGTGATCGAGGGGCAGTCGACCGACGAGGTGTACAAGATCAGCTACATCTCACTACCCTCCGAAGACTGGGGCGGAAATGTCGCCAGGCACGATCTGACCTTCGACAACCAGACGCAGGTGTTCACGCAGCAAGCCCTGGCCCATTCGGACCAGGGCATTCCACCACAGCATGGCAGCTTCGTGCAGGCTGCGAACACCGCTACCGATCATGCCGGCGTGCGCTGGCAGCAACCCTGACGGCAGCGTCTGCGCAGGCTACAGCCAGCCCTTGATCTGCCGCGCCACCGCCGCGGTGGAGATGCCATAGCGATCATGCAAGGTCGGTAACGCCCCGGCATCGAGGAATGCATCGGGCAAGGCGATCTGGCGGAAGGTCGGGGTCACGCCATTGCGCAGCAGCACGCCGGCCACGGCCTCACCCAACCCGCCGACGATGGAGTGGTTCTCCGCCGTCACCACCAGCCGCCCCGGCTTGCGCGCCTCGGCCAGGATGGTTGCCTCGTCCAGCGGCTTGATGGTCGGCACATGCAGCACCGACACGTCCACGCCATCCTTGTGCAGCTGTTCGGCTGCCTCCAGCGCACGCATGGTCATCAGCCCGCTGGCAATCACCAGCACGTCGCGGCCGCCGCGCACCACCTGGGCCTTGCCCAGCTGGAAGCGGTAGTCGTAGCGGTCCAGCACCAGCGGCACGTTGCCGCGCAGCAGGCGCATGTACACCGGGCCCTGGTGAGCGGCGATGGCCGGTACGGCCTGTTCGATCTCCAGGGCATCACAAGGGTCGACCACCATCAGGTTGGGCATGGCGCGCATGATCGCCAGGTCGTCGGTGGCCTGATGGCTGGGGCCATAGCCGGTGGTCAGGCCGGGCAGGCCACAGACGATCTTGACGTTGAGGTTCTCCTCGGCGATGGCCATGCAGATGAAGTCGTAGGCGCGCCGCGATGCGAACACCGCATAGGTGGTGGCGAACGGGGTGAAGCCTTCGCGCGCCATGCCCGCTGCGGCGCTCATCAGCAGCTGTTCGGCCATGCCCATCTGGTAGAAACGCTGTGGGTGGGCTTTGGCGAAGATGTGCAGGTCCGTGTACCTGGACAGGTCGGCGCTCAGGCCGACGATGTCCTGGCGCTGTTCGGCCAGCGCCGTCAGGGCATGGCCGAAGGGGGCCGGGCGGGTGGGTTGGCCTTCGGCGGCGATCGAGGCGATCATCGCCGAAGTGGTCAGGCGTTTGGCAGGTGCGGTCTGGCTGTTCATGCGCGGCTCCCGGCGTCCAGTGCTTGCAGGGCGAGGTCCCATTCGTGTTCGTCGACACGGATGAAGTGGGTCTTGTCGCGGTTCTCGAGGAAGGGCACGCCCTTGCCCATGCGCGTGTCGCAGATGATCACCCGCGGTTGCGCGCCGCGGTGCGCGCGGGCCTGGTCGAAGGCCTGGACCAAGGCGTCGAGGTCGTTGCCATCGACCCGCTGCACATGCCAGCCAAAAGCCTGCCAGCGGTCGACGATCGGCTCGAAGGCCAGTATCTCGCTGGAGTGGCCGTCGGCCTGCTGGTTGTTGACGTCGATGATGGCGATCAGGTTGTCCAGCTGCCAGTGGCTGGCGGACATCGCCGCTTCCCAGGTCGAGCCTTCATTCAGTTCGCCGTCGGACAGCAGATTGTACACCCAGCTGGCCGAGCCCTTGCGCTTGAGGCCCAGGCAGGCGCCGACGGCGATGCCCAGGCCGTGGCCGAGCGAGCCACCGGTGATTTCCATGCCGGGGGTGTAGGCGGCCATGCCGGACATCGGCAGGCGGCTGTCGTCGCAACCGTAACTTTCCAGTTCGTCTTCGGCGATCACCCCGGCTTCGATCAGCGCCGCGTACAGGGCGATGGCGTAATGGCCGATGGACAGGTAGAAGCGGTCGCGCTGTTCCCATTCGGGGTTGGCCGGGTCCAGGCGCAGGGCGTGGAAGTAGGCCACGGCCAGCAGGTCGGCAGCACCCAGGGCCTGGCCGATGTAGCCCTGGCCCTGGACCTGGCCCATGCGCAGGGCATTGCGGCGGATGTTGTGGGCGCGCGCAGCCAGAGGCCGCGCACCCGGGGTAGCGGGTACGGCATTCATGGGGTGACTCCTTTACAGGGAAATTAACGGTTGACCAGGCTCGCCGGCACGCGGAACACCAGGGCGGCACCAAAGATCAGCACGGCGGTGATCAGGTACATGCCGATGGCGTTGTTGCCCAGGGTGCTGGTGACCCAGCCGATCAGGAACGGTGAGCAGAACCCGGCCAGGTTGGCGAAACTGTTGACGGCGGCGATGCCGGCGGCGGCTGAAACACCCCCGAGCAGTGTGGTCGGCAGCATCCAGAACAGTGACGAGGCCGAGAGGATGCCCGATGCCGCCAGGCACAGGCTGAGGATCGACAGGCTCAGGTGGCTGGCGAACACGGCGGCCAAGGTCAGGCCCAGGGCGCCGGCCAGCATCGGGATTGCCAGGTGCCAGCGCCGCTCGCGGTGGCGGTCGCCGCTGCGTCCGGCCAGCAGCATGGCACCGATGGCGCACAGGTAGGGCAGGCTGGTGAGCAAACCGATGTGCAGCGGGTCGGCGACGCCGGCATTGCGCACCAGGGTCGGCAGCCAGAAGGTGATCGCGTACTGGCCCATGACTACGCAGAAGTAGATACCGGCCAGCAGCCACAGGCGACGGTCACGGATGAAGTCGGCCACCGAGCCGTGCTGCACCTTGTGCTGCTCATCCTCGGCCAGCTCCTTGCGCAGCAACGCCTTTTCTTCATCGTTGAGCCAGTGCGCCTGATGGACACCGTCCTTGAGGTAGCTGAGTACCAGAATGCCCACCAGCACGGTCGGAACGGCCTCGAGGACGAACATCCACTGCCAGCCGGCCCAGCCATGCACGCCGGCGAAACGCTCCATGATCCAGCCCGACAGCGGCCCGCCGACCATGCCCGAGAGCGGGATGGCGATGAACCACAGCGCGGTCATCTTCGCCCGCCGGTAGGACGGGAACCAGTAGGTCAGGTACAGCAGCAGGCCGGGTGCCAGGCCGGCTTCGGCGACGCCGAGTAAGAAACGCAGCACATAGAACTGCCAGGCCGTCTCGACGAAGGCGAACAGGGCCGAGATCAGGCCCCAGGTGATCATGATGCGGGCGATCCAGCGCCGTGCGCCGACCTTGTGCAGGATGATGTTGCTCGGCACCTCGCAGAGGAAGTAGCCGATGAAGAACATCCCGGCGCCCAGGCCGTAGACCGCTTCGGACAGGGCCAGGTCATCCATCATCTGCAGCTTGGCGAAGCCGACGTTGACCCGGTCGAGGTAGGCGCACAGGTAGCACAGCATGAGAAAGGGCATCAGCCGCCAGGCGGTCTTGCGATAGGCATTGCTACGCGCGACCGTGGCCGCGTCGAGGGTTAGGAGGGTCATGTCGATCTGATCTCTTGTTGTTATCGATCGCCCCGCGTGGCGGGGCTCAGATGCAAAACACAGTGCCAGGGTCGATCAGTGAATCAGCATGCCTCCGTTGACGTCCAGGGTGATGCCGGTGAGATAGCTGGAGAGGTCGCTGGCCAGAAACAGCGCGGCGTTGGCCACGTCGCGGGCTTCGCCCAGTCGGCCCAGGGGGATGCCATCGATGATGGCGTGACGGCGCTCATCTTGCATCAGCCCGCCCGTGATGTCGGTATGGATCAGGCCGGGCGTGATGGCGTTGACCCGCACATTGTCCGGGCCGAATTCGCGGGCCATGGCCTTGCCCAGGCCCAGTACGCCGGCCTTGGCGGCGCTGTAGTGCGGGCCGCCGAAGATGCCGCCGCCACGCTGTGCCGACACCGACGACATGCAGATGATGCTGCCCGAGCGTTGGGCGCGCATGGCAGGGAGCACGGCCTGGGACATCAACAGTGTGCCGCGCAGGTTGACGTCGAGGATGCGCTCGTAGTCCTTGCCGGTGATTTCCAGGGTTTTCACCGGTTGGGTGATACCGGCGTTGTTGACCAGCACGTCGATGCGGCCAAAGTACGCCAGCACCTCGGCCACCGCGTCGCGCACCTGGGCTTCGTCGGCGACATTGGCGGCAAGGCCAAGGTGGCCTGCGCCCAATTGCGCGGCAGCGTCACGGGCGGCTTGCAGGTCGAGGTCGAGGATGGCCACCTTGGCGCCCTGGTCGGCAAAGGCCTGGGCGGTGGCGCGACCGATACCGCGGGCAGAGGCGGCACCGGTGACGATTGCGATTTTACCTTCGAGCAGCATGGGTGTACTCCGGATGTTTGTTGTTGTGGGTACAGCTTGGGACCCACGCGAGGGCTGGGCAACGCAGTGCACTTCAGCCTATGCTGAAAAAAATTCAGCACAGGGCAGGGGCGTGACCACGTTCGAGGCCCGTTACACCCAAGGAATGCGATGAACCACGATCCGGGCAAGAAGCCCTTGCAACTGCCGCCGCTGAAAGCGATTCAGGCCTTCGAGCAGGCGGCGCGCTTTGGCAACGTCGCGCGCGCCGCCGAACAGCTCAACCTGACACCGTCGGCGGTCAGCCATCAGATCGCCAACCTGGAAGCGCTGATCGGCCGGCCGTTGTTCCTGCGCACGGCCAAGGGGGTGACGCTGACGGCGGCAGGCGACCAGTACCTGCGCGAGGTATCGGGCATACTGCAGAGCCTGGCCATGGCCACCGAGCGGGCTGGCAGCGCGGTCGGCTTCGACTGCCTGCGCCTGCATTCGGCGCCGAGCTTCGGCCTGCTCTGGCTGTTGCCGCGGCTGGAACATTTTCGCGCCAGCCACCCGGATATCCAGATCAACCTGTCGTGTTCCTATGAAACGCTGCACTTTGGCCGCCATCAGATCGACGTCGATATCCGCCATGGCTACCCCAACTGGCCGAGCCTGGAGGTGCGCACCATCCGCTACGAGCGGGCCACGGTGCTGGCGTCGCCGGTGTTGCTGGCCCGCCAGCCGATCCACCAGCCTGCCGACCTGCTGGGGCAGAACCTGATTCTCTCCGAATCGGCG contains:
- a CDS encoding MFS transporter, which encodes MAVLDSASTGSSAPQRGITKEERKVIFASSLGTVFEWYDFYLYGSLAAIIAKHFFAGVNETTSFIFALLAFAAGFAVRPFGAIVFGRLGDMIGRKYTFLITIVIMGLSTAVVGLLPSYAAIGVAAPIILITLRLLQGLALGGEYGGAATYVAEHAPKGRRGFFTAWIQTTATLGLFLSLLVILACRTAMGTEVFEAWGWRVPFLLSILLLAISVYIRMQLNESPVFMKMKAEGKASKAPLTESFARWDNLKVVIMSLLGGTAGQAVVWYTGQFYALFFLLQMLKIDPQTANLLIAGSLLIGTPFFIFFGSLSDRIGRKKIIMAGCIIAALTYFPIFKALTEYGNPDVFVAQEQNPVVVVADPGQCAFQFDPVGKAKFTSSCDIAKSLLAKRAIPYTNQAAEPGSVAQVRIGERVIPSIDGSSLAAADLKTQSDAFTATMVGALKEAGYPEKADPAKIHYPMVLLLLTLLVIYVTMVYGPIAAWLVELFPARIRYTSMSLPYHIGNGWFGGFLPTVAFAMVAATGDIYYGLWYPIVIAVMTAVLGIFFLPETKDRDIT
- a CDS encoding VOC family protein — protein: MKIVVTSILVDDQAKALAFYHYVLGFEPKHDVPMGQHRWLTLTSPNDPNGVELLLEPDAHPAAKVYKQALKQDGIPATSFGVRDIQAEYTRLCKAGVKFTKAPTDLGPVTVAVFDDTCGNLIQIAQKH
- a CDS encoding transketolase family protein → MNSQTAPAKRLTTSAMIASIAAEGQPTRPAPFGHALTALAEQRQDIVGLSADLSRYTDLHIFAKAHPQRFYQMGMAEQLLMSAAAGMAREGFTPFATTYAVFASRRAYDFICMAIAEENLNVKIVCGLPGLTTGYGPSHQATDDLAIMRAMPNLMVVDPCDALEIEQAVPAIAAHQGPVYMRLLRGNVPLVLDRYDYRFQLGKAQVVRGGRDVLVIASGLMTMRALEAAEQLHKDGVDVSVLHVPTIKPLDEATILAEARKPGRLVVTAENHSIVGGLGEAVAGVLLRNGVTPTFRQIALPDAFLDAGALPTLHDRYGISTAAVARQIKGWL
- a CDS encoding transketolase, producing the protein MNAVPATPGARPLAARAHNIRRNALRMGQVQGQGYIGQALGAADLLAVAYFHALRLDPANPEWEQRDRFYLSIGHYAIALYAALIEAGVIAEDELESYGCDDSRLPMSGMAAYTPGMEITGGSLGHGLGIAVGACLGLKRKGSASWVYNLLSDGELNEGSTWEAAMSASHWQLDNLIAIIDVNNQQADGHSSEILAFEPIVDRWQAFGWHVQRVDGNDLDALVQAFDQARAHRGAQPRVIICDTRMGKGVPFLENRDKTHFIRVDEHEWDLALQALDAGSRA
- a CDS encoding MFS transporter, translating into MTLLTLDAATVARSNAYRKTAWRLMPFLMLCYLCAYLDRVNVGFAKLQMMDDLALSEAVYGLGAGMFFIGYFLCEVPSNIILHKVGARRWIARIMITWGLISALFAFVETAWQFYVLRFLLGVAEAGLAPGLLLYLTYWFPSYRRAKMTALWFIAIPLSGMVGGPLSGWIMERFAGVHGWAGWQWMFVLEAVPTVLVGILVLSYLKDGVHQAHWLNDEEKALLRKELAEDEQHKVQHGSVADFIRDRRLWLLAGIYFCVVMGQYAITFWLPTLVRNAGVADPLHIGLLTSLPYLCAIGAMLLAGRSGDRHRERRWHLAIPMLAGALGLTLAAVFASHLSLSILSLCLAASGILSASSLFWMLPTTLLGGVSAAAGIAAVNSFANLAGFCSPFLIGWVTSTLGNNAIGMYLITAVLIFGAALVFRVPASLVNR
- a CDS encoding SDR family NAD(P)-dependent oxidoreductase; this encodes MLLEGKIAIVTGAASARGIGRATAQAFADQGAKVAILDLDLQAARDAAAQLGAGHLGLAANVADEAQVRDAVAEVLAYFGRIDVLVNNAGITQPVKTLEITGKDYERILDVNLRGTLLMSQAVLPAMRAQRSGSIICMSSVSAQRGGGIFGGPHYSAAKAGVLGLGKAMAREFGPDNVRVNAITPGLIHTDITGGLMQDERRHAIIDGIPLGRLGEARDVANAALFLASDLSSYLTGITLDVNGGMLIH
- a CDS encoding LysR substrate-binding domain-containing protein; this translates as MNHDPGKKPLQLPPLKAIQAFEQAARFGNVARAAEQLNLTPSAVSHQIANLEALIGRPLFLRTAKGVTLTAAGDQYLREVSGILQSLAMATERAGSAVGFDCLRLHSAPSFGLLWLLPRLEHFRASHPDIQINLSCSYETLHFGRHQIDVDIRHGYPNWPSLEVRTIRYERATVLASPVLLARQPIHQPADLLGQNLILSESALVQWPQWFAQQGVSLPQAPFALSFDRSYMSLEAASHGYGFALESSLLSQDYVARGQLVPVFGTDQASPVSAHHLVFPRGHAELARVRTFLQWMQGQLGHDFSY